In Spirosoma pollinicola, the genomic window AACGTCCACGTTGGAAGGGCATTCGCTTTTGCACGCTTTACACGACAGGCAGAGGTCGTAAACTTCTTTGATTTCTTTATGGTCGAAGCGGTTTTCCTTTGGCGAACGCGTCAGCATTTCGCGCAGGATATTGGCCCGCGCCCGTGTGGTGTCCTTTTCGTTGCGGGTGGCCATATAACTCGGACACATGGTGCCGCCCGAAGCCTCCGTTTTACGGCAATCGCCCGAGCCGTTGCATTGCTCAGCGTGTTGAAGGACGTTTTGGTCTTTATACCGAAAATACGTCTTGAAATCGGGAGTTTGCTGACCGGCCTCATACCGCAAAAAAGTATCCATTGGGGGCGTTTCCACAATTTTTCCGGGATTGAAAATGCCGTCCGGGTCCCAGGTGTGTTTAATCTGCCGCATCAACTCGTAGTTGTGCGGCCCCACCATTTGCGGAATAAATTCGCCCCGAAGCCGCCCATCGCCATGTTCGCCCGACAGCGAACCGTCGTATTTTTTTACCAGCGTGGCAATTTCCTCGGCAATCATCCGGTACTGCCGATGTCCTTCTTCGGTTTTAAGGTTAATTATCGGACGCAAATGCAACTCCCCCGAACCAGCATGGGCGTAGTGAACCGCGTGCATGTGGTGCGTTGTCAGGATCTCGTTGAACTCCCGAATAAAGTCGGGTAAATCATGAACATCTACGGCGGTATCTTCAATAACGGCTACTGCTTTCTCGTCGCCGGGAAGATTACCAAGTAAGCCCAGACCCGCCTTGCGAAGCGTCCATATTTTCTTGCTGTCCTCGCCAAACAGCAAGGGGTAATGATAACCCATTCCGGCAGCCTGCATGTCGGCAATCATACTGGCCGCCAATTGCTCAATTTCGGCCCTTGTTTCGCGGGATAGGTCAACAACCAGAATAATCGGGAAGTGATCTGAGGGTGTTTTCTGGACGAAGAAGCTGTTTTTTTTCTGTTCTGGATTCGAATCGGCCCGTTCCAGAATAATATCGTCGATCAGTTCGACTGCATACGGTTTATAATTGAGTGCTACCAGCGTGGCGCGTAAGGCTTCGTCGATGGAGTGGCAATGAACGCACACCAACCCGCTCTCTTTGGGAGGCAACGGGACAATGTTCAGCTTGATCTCGGTCATGAAACAGAGCGTGCCCTCCGACCCGGCAATCAGCTTGGTCATATTGAAGGGCTCTCCCTCGGGCGCAAATGGCTGTAGGTCGAGCAGGACGTCCAAGGCGTAGCCTGTATTGCGTCGTTCAATGGATTTCTTTGGAAAATTGAGCCGGATTTCTGCCTGATTTTCCGGGTCCGACAAAATAGCATTCGTCTTCAGCAGAATCTTATCGGCCAAAGAAGCCGAGCCGTTCTTACGACTTGCTTCGCTAACCTGCTTGGTAAAATCCCAGCCAGTCAACGGGCCAAATTCGGCTTCGGAGCCATCGGCCAGCAAGACTTTTACAGACAATGTATGCTCGCGGGTGGCCCGGTACACCACTGAGTTCGACCCGCAGGAGTTGTTTCCTACCATACCGCCAATCATGGCACGATTGGCGGTCGACGTTTCGGGGCCAAAGTATAAACCGTACGGTTTGAGGAACTGGTTCAACTCATCCCGAACAACGCCCGGTTGCACCCGTACCCATCGCTCTTCGGGGTTTATTTCCAGAATTTTGGTAAAGTGCTTCGATACGTCGACAACAATGCCGCTGCCCACCACCTGACCTGCCAGCGATGTGCCGGCGGTACGGGGAATGAGGGCCGTTTTATACTGTCTGGCAAAGGCAATTAAGTGTTTAAGGTCTTCAACTGTTTTCGGGATGGCAACAGCCGTAGGCATTTCCCGGTAAGCTGACGCATCGGTTGCATAAAGGGTACGGTGTGTATTGTCGTCAAAAAGGTCGCCTGATAATTGGGCAGCCAACGCGCGAAGGTCTTCTATATTCATAGAAATAGACTGGTATCTGTTGGAGGGTAACCAGTAAATAAAATTTCAGCAAAATTAACTGTAAATACGACAAACATATAAGCCTATACGTTCCTATTAGATTTTGCTGGTTTATAGCAAAAAAGTCATACTTACTTTTATATTAGTATATAACGTAAATTCTGCTAGTCAGCTACTTATCTAGCGCTGCTCCTTTTGTACTCGTTAAATAATTTAAATTAAAGAACGAAGTTTATAAGGTACGTATAA contains:
- a CDS encoding FAD-binding and (Fe-S)-binding domain-containing protein codes for the protein MNIEDLRALAAQLSGDLFDDNTHRTLYATDASAYREMPTAVAIPKTVEDLKHLIAFARQYKTALIPRTAGTSLAGQVVGSGIVVDVSKHFTKILEINPEERWVRVQPGVVRDELNQFLKPYGLYFGPETSTANRAMIGGMVGNNSCGSNSVVYRATREHTLSVKVLLADGSEAEFGPLTGWDFTKQVSEASRKNGSASLADKILLKTNAILSDPENQAEIRLNFPKKSIERRNTGYALDVLLDLQPFAPEGEPFNMTKLIAGSEGTLCFMTEIKLNIVPLPPKESGLVCVHCHSIDEALRATLVALNYKPYAVELIDDIILERADSNPEQKKNSFFVQKTPSDHFPIILVVDLSRETRAEIEQLAASMIADMQAAGMGYHYPLLFGEDSKKIWTLRKAGLGLLGNLPGDEKAVAVIEDTAVDVHDLPDFIREFNEILTTHHMHAVHYAHAGSGELHLRPIINLKTEEGHRQYRMIAEEIATLVKKYDGSLSGEHGDGRLRGEFIPQMVGPHNYELMRQIKHTWDPDGIFNPGKIVETPPMDTFLRYEAGQQTPDFKTYFRYKDQNVLQHAEQCNGSGDCRKTEASGGTMCPSYMATRNEKDTTRARANILREMLTRSPKENRFDHKEIKEVYDLCLSCKACKSECPSNVDVAKLKAEFLQHYYDANGVPIRSRLIANFARLSSLASLAPWAWNGVLGTPALRRIANRMVGFHPDRTMPMMGKTTLKRWFTNRSRELSGGVANGEPKTVLLFCDEFTNYNDVEVGQKAVQLFERLGYTVVIPEHGESGRAALSKGMLTYAKTLAEKNIRLLKDVVSAETPLVGLEPSAILTFRDEYPDLVGESLMADAKRIAENALTFEEFIAKELDLGRIKSEQFTTEERLIKLHGHCQQKAVSSLVPGKKALSLPRNYTVQLIPSGCCGMAGSFGYEAEHYEVSMKVGELVLFPTVRQQPDDVIIAAAGTSCRHQIKDGTKRSSQHPAEILFDALV